In Palleronia sp. LCG004, a single window of DNA contains:
- the aroA gene encoding 3-phosphoshikimate 1-carboxyvinyltransferase produces the protein MSAHGDPAPLQSRRAGPLRGTVEVPGDKSISHRALILGAMAVGETRITGLLEGQDVLDTGRAMAAFGAEVTRHGPGEWTVNGVGVGGFAEPDHVIDCGNSGTGVRLLMGAVATHDMSVTFTGDASLNGRPMGRVTDPLAQFGARAVGRSGGRLPLTLVGAAQPVPVRYATPVPSAQVKSAVLLAGLNTPGQTVVIEREATRDHSERMLAGFGAEITTCDTDEGREITLTGHPELTPQQIAVPRDPSSAAFPVCAALIVEGSDVLVPNIGLNPTRAGLFETLLEMGADLTYENQREEGGEPAADLRARFSPDMRGIRVPPERAASMIDEYPILSVVASFAEGVTDMPGVAELRVKESDRIDAMAHVLRACGVEIEDGPDWWRVTGRGAGGVPGGATVAARLDHRIAMSALILGMASREPVTVDDASPIATSFPIFEALMKDLGASLTQETE, from the coding sequence ATGTCCGCCCATGGCGATCCCGCCCCCCTGCAATCGCGCCGCGCCGGACCGTTGCGCGGTACCGTCGAGGTCCCAGGTGACAAGTCGATCAGCCATCGCGCCCTGATCCTCGGCGCGATGGCGGTGGGCGAAACACGCATCACGGGGCTTCTCGAAGGGCAGGACGTGCTCGATACCGGTCGCGCGATGGCCGCGTTCGGAGCCGAGGTCACCCGCCATGGTCCGGGCGAATGGACAGTCAACGGCGTGGGTGTCGGAGGTTTCGCCGAGCCCGACCACGTGATCGATTGCGGCAATTCCGGTACCGGCGTCCGCCTCCTCATGGGGGCTGTCGCGACCCATGACATGAGCGTGACCTTCACCGGCGATGCTTCGCTCAACGGGCGGCCGATGGGACGCGTGACCGATCCGCTGGCACAGTTCGGTGCGCGGGCGGTCGGGCGTTCGGGGGGCAGGTTGCCGCTAACGCTCGTCGGGGCCGCGCAACCGGTCCCCGTGCGCTACGCAACCCCCGTGCCCTCGGCTCAGGTCAAGTCCGCGGTGCTCCTGGCGGGGCTCAACACACCCGGGCAGACCGTCGTGATCGAGCGCGAGGCGACGCGTGACCATTCCGAGCGGATGCTGGCTGGTTTCGGTGCGGAGATCACGACGTGCGATACCGATGAAGGTCGTGAGATCACGCTGACGGGCCACCCCGAACTGACGCCACAGCAGATCGCGGTGCCCCGCGATCCGTCGAGCGCGGCCTTTCCGGTCTGCGCTGCGCTGATTGTCGAGGGTTCCGACGTGCTGGTTCCCAATATCGGCCTGAACCCCACGCGCGCCGGACTGTTCGAGACATTGCTCGAGATGGGCGCGGATCTGACATACGAAAACCAGCGCGAGGAGGGTGGCGAGCCTGCGGCAGACCTTCGGGCACGGTTCTCGCCCGACATGCGCGGTATCCGGGTGCCGCCCGAGCGCGCGGCTTCGATGATTGACGAGTATCCGATCCTGTCCGTCGTCGCCTCTTTCGCCGAGGGTGTCACCGACATGCCGGGCGTGGCCGAACTGCGCGTCAAGGAGAGCGACCGGATCGATGCGATGGCGCATGTCCTGCGCGCCTGCGGAGTCGAGATTGAGGATGGCCCGGATTGGTGGCGCGTGACCGGGCGCGGTGCAGGCGGCGTTCCGGGCGGCGCGACCGTCGCGGCACGGCTCGACCACCGCATCGCGATGTCCGCGCTGATCCTCGGGATGGCGAGCCGCGAGCCGGTGACGGTGGACGACGCAAGCCCCATCGCTACATCGTTTCCAATCTTCGAGGCGCTGATGAAGGATCTCGGCGCGAGCCTGACGCAGGAGACGGAATGA
- a CDS encoding GFA family protein translates to MMFSDEADLPVMGGCLCNEVSFRVRGSLSPVFACHCQQCRRMSGHYWATTNAPRENVEIEGDLRWYESSDKVRRAFCPECGSSLFWDDGGKTLGIAAGALDKPTGITLAGHIFCADKGDYYEIEGDLPKHDTWPPAK, encoded by the coding sequence ATGATGTTCAGTGACGAGGCCGACCTCCCGGTCATGGGCGGATGCCTCTGCAACGAGGTTTCGTTCCGCGTGCGCGGCTCCCTTTCGCCGGTCTTCGCCTGCCATTGCCAGCAATGCCGGCGCATGTCCGGGCATTACTGGGCCACGACGAATGCCCCGCGGGAGAATGTCGAGATCGAGGGCGATCTGCGCTGGTACGAGAGCTCCGACAAGGTGCGTCGCGCCTTCTGTCCCGAATGTGGATCTTCGCTTTTCTGGGATGATGGCGGCAAGACGCTGGGTATCGCAGCCGGGGCGCTCGACAAGCCCACCGGTATCACGCTGGCCGGACACATCTTCTGCGCGGACAAGGGTGATTACTACGAGATCGAGGGCGACCTGCCGAAGCATGACACGTGGCCACCCGCAAAGTGA
- the lnt gene encoding apolipoprotein N-acyltransferase → MLKNDRVRPIATSLVGGLLAGFGQVPFGLAPAGLVGLAILAVLGSRARSGREAALFGFAGGTGYFALTLHWIVEPFLVDVARHGWMAPFALILMATGFALFWAMALCCAHHLGRGGRWRYALAFGVALASVEMLRSYVLTGFPWSLLGYIWSESPGAQLSSIFGPFGLTLLTTLGAGCAAMCCGWMRRGTGVILLWAGIALAGWWVMPVEQNAAPNAAVVRLVQPNAPQDEKWDPDLAQVFFERQLSFSAEGPRPDLIVWPETAVPYLIDEGHPILMDIAGAAGGVPVVLGAQRYEGARIYNTLFVVDGNGMIAERYDKHHLVPFGEYMPFGRLTRLVGLQSFAAQDGYGYSAGPGPRLLDLGSLGRPLPLICYEAIFPQDVSSAPSRPDWLLQITNDAWFGTFAGPQQHLAQARMRAIEQGLPMVRVANTGISAVIDAAGRVVAMLPLGQAGYLDQPLPRSLPPTTYARAGDLPVLLLLVLAFTVLCFSRVRLRG, encoded by the coding sequence ATGCTTAAGAACGACCGGGTGCGCCCGATCGCGACGAGCTTGGTCGGAGGCCTGCTTGCCGGGTTCGGGCAGGTGCCGTTCGGGCTTGCGCCAGCTGGTCTCGTCGGGCTCGCCATCCTTGCCGTGCTTGGATCACGCGCGCGATCGGGCCGAGAGGCGGCGCTTTTTGGGTTTGCCGGCGGAACCGGTTACTTCGCGCTGACACTTCACTGGATCGTCGAGCCGTTTCTCGTCGATGTCGCGCGCCACGGGTGGATGGCACCTTTCGCCTTGATCCTCATGGCGACGGGCTTCGCGCTATTCTGGGCCATGGCGCTCTGCTGTGCGCACCATCTGGGCCGCGGCGGGCGCTGGCGATATGCGCTTGCTTTCGGGGTGGCGCTTGCCTCGGTGGAGATGTTGCGAAGCTACGTGTTGACGGGATTTCCCTGGTCGCTCCTCGGATATATCTGGTCCGAGAGCCCGGGTGCACAGCTTTCTTCGATTTTCGGTCCCTTCGGTCTGACGTTGCTTACCACGCTCGGAGCGGGATGTGCTGCGATGTGTTGCGGGTGGATGCGACGCGGTACGGGAGTGATACTGCTCTGGGCCGGAATTGCGCTCGCAGGGTGGTGGGTGATGCCCGTCGAGCAGAACGCGGCCCCGAACGCGGCCGTTGTTCGCCTCGTCCAGCCGAACGCGCCGCAGGACGAGAAATGGGATCCCGATCTCGCACAGGTCTTCTTCGAACGGCAATTGAGCTTCAGTGCCGAAGGGCCGCGTCCCGATCTGATCGTCTGGCCCGAGACCGCCGTTCCCTATCTCATCGACGAAGGGCATCCGATCCTGATGGACATTGCCGGTGCGGCGGGCGGTGTACCGGTCGTTCTCGGCGCGCAGCGATATGAGGGCGCGAGGATCTACAACACGCTCTTTGTGGTCGACGGTAACGGGATGATCGCCGAGCGCTACGACAAGCATCACCTTGTCCCCTTTGGAGAATACATGCCCTTCGGTCGGCTGACCCGGCTGGTGGGTCTGCAGAGCTTCGCGGCGCAGGACGGGTACGGCTACAGTGCTGGCCCGGGGCCCCGGCTTCTCGATCTCGGGTCCCTCGGTCGCCCGCTTCCACTCATCTGCTACGAGGCGATCTTTCCTCAGGATGTCTCGTCCGCGCCTTCCCGACCCGACTGGCTGTTGCAGATCACGAACGACGCTTGGTTCGGCACCTTCGCAGGCCCGCAACAGCATCTGGCGCAGGCGAGGATGAGGGCCATTGAACAGGGTCTGCCGATGGTGCGCGTCGCAAATACCGGAATCTCGGCGGTCATCGATGCCGCCGGTCGCGTGGTGGCGATGCTGCCGCTCGGGCAGGCGGGCTATCTCGATCAGCCGTTGCCGAGATCGCTGCCGCCCACGACCTATGCGCGGGCAGGGGATCTGCCCGTCTTGCTGTTGCTCGTACTCGCGTTCACCGTGCTGTGCTTTAGCAGGGTCCGATTGAGAGGTTGA
- the rpsA gene encoding 30S ribosomal protein S1 encodes MAQNTSMEEFEALLNESFDIDTPDEGSVVRGRVLAIEAGQAIVDVGYKMEGRVDLKEFAQPGEQPDIKVGDEVEVYLRQVENARGEAVISHEMARREAAWDRLEKAYADENRVEGAIFGRVKGGFTVDLGGAVAFLPGSQVDVRPVRDAGPLMGLKQPFQILKMDRRRGNIVVSRRAILEESRAEQRAEVIGNLAEGQAVDGVVKNITEYGAFVDLGGVDGLLHVTDMAWRRVNHPSEIVTIGETIKVQVIKINKETHRISLGMKQLQDDPWDTVEAKFPLDSTHTGRVTNITDYGAFVELEPGVEGLVHVSEMSWTKKNVHPGKIVSTSQEVEVMVLEIDTQKRRVSLGLKQTMRNPWEIFAETHPEGTHVEGDVKNITEFGLFVGLDGDIDGMVHLSDISWDQRGEDAIQNFQKGDTVQAVVTEVDVEKERISLSIKALDDSFTEVTSGVKRGSIITVEVTAIEDGGIEVEYEGAKSFIRRSDLSRDRSEQRPERFQVGNKVDVRVTNVDQKTRRLGLSIKAREIAEEKEAVEQYGSSDSGASLGDILGAALKGDD; translated from the coding sequence ATGGCTCAAAACACATCCATGGAGGAATTCGAAGCCCTCCTCAACGAAAGCTTCGACATCGATACCCCCGACGAGGGATCCGTCGTCCGGGGCCGTGTCCTCGCCATCGAGGCCGGTCAGGCGATCGTCGACGTTGGCTACAAGATGGAAGGCCGCGTCGATCTGAAGGAATTCGCCCAGCCCGGCGAACAGCCCGACATCAAGGTCGGCGACGAAGTCGAAGTCTATCTCCGCCAGGTCGAGAATGCCCGTGGCGAAGCCGTGATCAGCCACGAAATGGCCCGTCGCGAAGCCGCATGGGATCGTCTCGAGAAAGCCTATGCCGACGAGAACCGCGTCGAGGGTGCCATTTTCGGTCGCGTCAAGGGCGGCTTCACCGTCGATCTCGGCGGTGCCGTTGCCTTCCTCCCCGGCTCGCAGGTCGATGTACGCCCCGTGCGTGACGCGGGCCCGCTCATGGGCCTCAAGCAGCCGTTCCAGATCCTCAAGATGGACCGCCGCCGCGGTAACATCGTGGTCTCGCGCCGCGCCATCCTCGAGGAGAGCCGTGCCGAGCAGCGCGCCGAAGTCATCGGCAACCTTGCCGAAGGTCAGGCCGTCGACGGTGTGGTCAAGAACATCACCGAATACGGTGCCTTCGTGGATCTCGGCGGTGTCGACGGGCTGCTGCACGTCACCGACATGGCCTGGCGTCGCGTGAACCACCCCTCGGAAATCGTGACGATCGGCGAGACCATCAAGGTCCAGGTCATCAAGATCAACAAGGAAACCCACCGCATCTCCCTCGGCATGAAGCAGCTGCAGGACGATCCGTGGGACACCGTCGAGGCGAAGTTCCCGCTCGACAGCACGCATACCGGTCGCGTCACGAACATCACCGATTACGGTGCATTCGTGGAGCTTGAGCCGGGCGTCGAGGGCCTCGTGCACGTCTCCGAGATGTCGTGGACCAAGAAGAACGTCCATCCGGGCAAGATCGTCTCCACCTCGCAAGAGGTCGAGGTCATGGTGCTCGAGATCGACACGCAGAAGCGCCGCGTGTCGCTCGGCCTCAAGCAGACCATGCGCAACCCGTGGGAGATCTTCGCCGAGACGCATCCCGAGGGCACGCATGTCGAAGGTGACGTCAAGAACATCACCGAGTTCGGTCTCTTCGTGGGGCTCGACGGCGATATCGACGGCATGGTTCACCTTAGCGACATCAGCTGGGACCAGCGCGGCGAGGACGCGATCCAGAACTTCCAGAAGGGCGATACCGTTCAGGCCGTCGTGACCGAAGTGGATGTGGAGAAGGAGCGAATCTCGCTCTCGATTAAGGCGCTCGACGACAGCTTCACCGAGGTCACGAGCGGCGTGAAGCGCGGCTCGATCATCACGGTCGAGGTCACCGCGATCGAGGATGGTGGCATCGAGGTGGAATATGAGGGTGCGAAATCCTTCATCCGCCGCAGCGATCTGTCGCGTGATCGCTCGGAGCAGCGCCCCGAGCGCTTCCAGGTCGGCAACAAGGTCGATGTCCGTGTGACCAACGTGGACCAGAAGACCCGCCGCCTTGGCCTGTCGATCAAGGCCCGCGAGATCGCCGAAGAGAAGGAAGCCGTGGAGCAGTACGGTTCCTCCGATTCGGGTGCTTCGCTCGGCGATATCCTGGGTGCGGCGCTCAAGGGCGACGACTGA
- a CDS encoding phosphoribosylanthranilate isomerase, whose amino-acid sequence MPDVRIKFCGLTESADVAAALLAGASYLGFVFFPKSPRNLTIDDAAFMAGSVPAGTTKVALLVDPEDAKLDEIIDRVPLDMLQLHGSESPDRVTEIRARYGLPVMKAVGIATEEDLTKVDSYASVADQLLIDAKPPKGADLPGGNGRPFDWDLIAHRDWDLPWMLAGGLGPDNVAEAIRRTGARQVDVSSGVESAPGFKDGQLIRAFAEAVRA is encoded by the coding sequence ATGCCGGACGTTCGGATCAAGTTCTGCGGATTGACCGAAAGCGCTGACGTGGCGGCGGCGCTTCTTGCCGGTGCATCCTATCTCGGTTTTGTTTTCTTCCCGAAATCTCCGCGCAATCTGACGATCGACGATGCCGCCTTCATGGCCGGATCGGTTCCGGCCGGCACGACGAAGGTGGCTTTGCTGGTCGATCCCGAGGACGCGAAGCTCGACGAGATCATCGACCGAGTACCCCTCGACATGCTTCAGCTTCACGGTTCCGAAAGCCCAGATCGCGTGACCGAGATCCGCGCGCGCTATGGTTTGCCGGTGATGAAGGCCGTGGGCATCGCGACCGAAGAAGATCTGACGAAGGTAGACAGTTATGCATCCGTTGCGGACCAGCTGCTGATCGATGCCAAGCCGCCAAAGGGGGCTGACCTTCCCGGCGGGAACGGCCGTCCGTTCGACTGGGATCTGATTGCGCACCGCGACTGGGACCTGCCGTGGATGCTTGCAGGGGGACTCGGGCCCGACAACGTCGCCGAGGCCATTCGTCGTACCGGCGCGCGACAGGTGGATGTCAGTTCGGGCGTCGAGAGTGCGCCAGGCTTCAAGGACGGTCAGTTGATCCGCGCTTTCGCAGAGGCCGTGCGCGCCTGA
- the metK gene encoding methionine adenosyltransferase yields MARQNYIFTSESVSEGHPDKVCDRISDAVLDAFLSQEREARVACETFATTDRVVIGGEVGLADKAKLADYLGRVEQIARDCIRDIGYEQDKFHWNTCEITNLLHAQSAHIAQGVDAEGDKDEGAGDQGIMFGYAVEDTPELMPAPIHYAHQILKRLADVRKDGTEPTLGPDAKSQISLRYEDGKPVEVTQIVLSTQHKHETQTSDDIRAIVEPYIREVLPDGWLTDATEWWVNPTGIFVIGGPDGDAGLTGRKIIVDTYGGAAPHGGGAFSGKDPTKVDRSAAYAARYLAKNVVAAGLAKRCTIQLSYAIGVAKPLSIYADTYNTGEVHEEAIEKACYDCMDLTPRGIREHLELNKPIYERTAAYGHFGRAPEADGGFSWERTDLADALRRAAG; encoded by the coding sequence ATGGCACGGCAGAACTACATCTTCACTTCGGAGTCGGTTTCCGAAGGGCATCCCGACAAAGTCTGCGACCGGATTTCCGACGCCGTGCTCGATGCATTCCTGTCGCAGGAACGCGAAGCACGCGTGGCTTGCGAGACCTTCGCCACGACCGATCGCGTCGTCATCGGGGGCGAGGTCGGGCTCGCCGACAAGGCCAAGCTCGCCGACTATTTGGGGCGGGTCGAACAGATTGCGCGCGATTGCATCCGCGACATCGGCTACGAGCAGGACAAGTTCCACTGGAACACCTGCGAGATCACCAATCTGCTACATGCGCAGTCTGCGCATATCGCCCAAGGCGTCGACGCGGAAGGCGACAAGGACGAAGGTGCAGGCGATCAGGGCATCATGTTCGGCTACGCGGTCGAGGATACACCCGAGTTGATGCCTGCGCCGATCCATTACGCGCACCAGATCCTCAAGCGCCTGGCCGATGTCCGGAAGGATGGTACCGAACCCACGCTCGGTCCCGATGCGAAGTCGCAGATCTCGCTGCGCTACGAGGACGGCAAGCCCGTCGAGGTCACGCAGATCGTTCTCTCGACCCAGCACAAGCACGAGACGCAGACGAGCGACGACATCCGCGCCATCGTCGAGCCATATATCCGGGAGGTTCTGCCCGATGGCTGGCTGACCGACGCGACCGAATGGTGGGTGAACCCGACGGGCATTTTCGTGATTGGTGGGCCGGACGGCGATGCAGGGCTGACGGGACGCAAGATCATCGTCGATACCTATGGTGGCGCGGCGCCTCATGGCGGTGGCGCGTTCTCGGGCAAGGATCCGACCAAGGTCGATCGCTCGGCGGCCTACGCTGCTCGATACCTCGCCAAGAACGTGGTCGCTGCCGGCCTTGCGAAGCGCTGCACGATCCAGCTCAGCTACGCCATCGGGGTTGCCAAGCCGCTCTCGATCTATGCCGATACATACAATACCGGCGAGGTCCACGAAGAGGCGATCGAGAAGGCCTGCTACGATTGCATGGACCTGACGCCGCGCGGCATCCGAGAGCACCTCGAGCTCAACAAACCCATCTACGAGCGGACCGCTGCCTACGGTCATTTCGGCCGCGCGCCCGAGGCCGACGGAGGGTTCTCGTGGGAGCGCACCGATCTTGCCGATGCGCTCAGGCGGGCGGCCGGCTGA
- a CDS encoding CBS domain-containing protein, producing the protein MSNADEPGIDRPDTDGDEDDSQERGFFGRIFGAFSNSEDDETEENGSPMRLPPGLLNLRRMRVEDVSIPTVEIVSVPVETDLEELVNVFRESGVTRLPVYEGSLDMPLGMLHLKDLALRHGFGKTSDFDMREMLRPLIYAPPSMPIGVLLQKMQTDRMHMALVIDEYGGVDGLVTIEDLIEQVIGEIEDEHDIEEDKYWTVEKGGSYLAQAKTPLEEFEAEIGMRLVDPEEDEEIDTLGGLVVLLTGRVPIRGEVVPHPSGPEFEIVDADPRRLKRLRVRVPETRDA; encoded by the coding sequence ATGAGCAACGCAGACGAGCCGGGCATCGACCGGCCCGATACGGATGGCGACGAAGACGACAGTCAGGAGCGCGGTTTCTTCGGCAGGATCTTCGGAGCCTTCTCAAATTCGGAGGACGACGAGACCGAGGAGAACGGATCGCCGATGCGGCTGCCGCCCGGACTTCTCAATCTGAGGCGGATGCGGGTGGAGGACGTTTCGATCCCGACGGTCGAGATCGTTTCCGTTCCCGTTGAAACGGACCTCGAGGAACTTGTGAACGTGTTCCGCGAATCCGGCGTGACGCGTCTCCCGGTCTACGAGGGCTCCCTCGACATGCCGCTGGGCATGCTGCACCTCAAGGATCTCGCGTTGCGGCATGGTTTTGGCAAGACGTCCGATTTCGACATGCGCGAGATGCTCCGCCCGCTCATCTATGCTCCCCCCTCCATGCCGATCGGCGTGCTTCTGCAGAAGATGCAGACGGATCGGATGCATATGGCCCTCGTGATCGATGAATATGGCGGGGTGGACGGGCTGGTCACGATCGAGGATCTGATCGAACAAGTCATCGGAGAGATCGAAGACGAACACGACATCGAGGAAGACAAGTACTGGACCGTCGAGAAGGGCGGGTCCTACCTCGCCCAGGCCAAGACCCCGCTCGAGGAATTCGAGGCCGAGATCGGCATGCGGCTCGTCGATCCCGAGGAAGACGAGGAAATCGACACGCTTGGCGGATTGGTCGTTCTGCTGACGGGCAGGGTTCCGATACGCGGAGAGGTCGTCCCGCATCCCTCCGGCCCCGAATTCGAGATCGTCGATGCCGATCCGCGCCGGCTCAAACGGCTTCGGGTAAGGGTTCCAGAAACCCGGGATGCTTAA
- the trmB gene encoding tRNA (guanine(46)-N(7))-methyltransferase TrmB: MTDKPTHAPWRNFYGRRKGHNLRQSQEAYLAEDLARLSPGAVDWEVNPGRAPLDLAGLFGGRPVWLEVGFGGGEHLVHQAASNPDVGIIGAEPYINGVAMLLGKIREAGVSNLAVHPGDVRDLFDVLPDASISRAFLLYPDPWPKARHHRRRFVTPEHLGPLARVMAPGSAFRVATDIPDYVRQTLEEVPPAGFDLKDEGGTPWDDWISTRYERKALREGRTPHYLTFRRKS; encoded by the coding sequence ATGACCGACAAGCCGACCCATGCGCCCTGGCGCAACTTCTATGGCCGCCGCAAGGGCCACAACCTTCGCCAGAGCCAGGAGGCTTACCTGGCCGAGGATCTCGCGCGGCTGAGCCCCGGTGCGGTCGATTGGGAGGTCAATCCAGGCCGTGCGCCGCTCGATCTGGCTGGCCTGTTCGGAGGCCGACCCGTCTGGCTGGAGGTCGGGTTCGGCGGGGGAGAACATCTGGTCCATCAGGCCGCTTCGAACCCGGATGTCGGCATTATCGGTGCCGAGCCCTATATCAACGGCGTCGCCATGCTTCTGGGGAAGATTCGCGAGGCCGGGGTGTCGAACCTCGCCGTGCATCCGGGCGACGTCCGCGATCTGTTCGACGTTCTGCCTGACGCCTCGATTTCGCGCGCATTCCTTCTCTATCCCGATCCATGGCCCAAGGCACGTCATCATCGGCGGCGGTTCGTCACGCCCGAGCATCTCGGTCCGCTTGCCCGTGTAATGGCACCCGGGTCGGCATTCCGGGTGGCAACCGACATTCCCGATTACGTCCGCCAGACGCTGGAGGAGGTCCCTCCAGCAGGATTCGATCTGAAGGACGAGGGGGGAACGCCCTGGGACGACTGGATCTCTACACGTTATGAGCGAAAAGCGCTCCGTGAGGGTCGAACGCCACACTACTTGACCTTCCGGCGAAAATCGTAG
- the ihfB gene encoding integration host factor subunit beta: MIRSELIQKIADENPHLTQRDVERIVGTIFERIIDAMARGDRVELRGFGAFSVKKRDARQGRNPRTGASVQVEEKHVPFFKTGKLLRDRLNEG, from the coding sequence ATGATCCGGTCCGAGCTGATCCAGAAGATCGCAGACGAGAACCCGCATCTTACACAGCGCGACGTCGAACGGATCGTCGGGACCATCTTCGAGCGAATCATTGATGCCATGGCGCGCGGTGACCGGGTTGAGCTGCGCGGCTTCGGAGCGTTTTCGGTCAAGAAGAGGGATGCGCGGCAGGGTCGGAACCCCAGGACCGGTGCCTCGGTTCAGGTTGAAGAGAAACACGTGCCGTTCTTCAAGACCGGCAAACTTCTGCGCGATCGCTTGAACGAAGGATAA
- a CDS encoding peroxiredoxin: protein MSNETPDWSTIPAPENDGAADHLEGTLLPDLPLPSTGGAHVSFATMPGLSVVYCYPMTGRPDRAAPDGWDQIPGARGCTPQSCAYRDRLDELRSLGADQVYGLSTQEPGEQAEAAERLGLPFSLVSDHHLELAEQLLLPTFEADGQTRLKRLTMIVEDGEVKKVFYPVFPPDADAGHVADWLRARS from the coding sequence ATGAGCAACGAGACACCCGACTGGTCGACCATTCCCGCGCCCGAGAACGACGGCGCCGCGGATCATCTGGAGGGTACGCTCCTGCCGGATCTGCCGTTGCCATCGACGGGCGGCGCGCATGTTTCCTTCGCAACGATGCCGGGCCTCAGTGTCGTCTACTGCTATCCGATGACGGGTCGACCGGATCGCGCCGCGCCCGATGGATGGGACCAAATTCCGGGCGCGCGCGGTTGCACGCCGCAAAGTTGCGCCTATCGAGATCGTCTGGACGAGCTCAGATCGCTGGGCGCGGATCAGGTCTACGGCCTGTCCACGCAAGAACCGGGTGAACAGGCGGAGGCCGCGGAACGGCTCGGATTGCCGTTCTCCCTCGTCTCGGACCACCATCTGGAACTTGCCGAGCAGTTGCTCCTACCGACCTTCGAAGCGGACGGACAAACGCGTCTCAAGCGTTTGACGATGATCGTCGAAGACGGCGAGGTGAAGAAAGTGTTCTATCCGGTCTTCCCGCCCGATGCGGATGCGGGTCACGTCGCCGACTGGCTCCGCGCCCGCAGCTGA
- a CDS encoding LapA family protein produces the protein MMQLVKYVILAIIAVLLIVVAIANSAMVTLRVLPEAMAGFLGWSWELSLPMFVVILGAVVIGLLIGFIWEYLREHKHRAAARTERREKESLRRENERLRGTRRDPNSGTTQDDVLALLEDGSVPR, from the coding sequence ATGATGCAGCTCGTGAAATACGTCATTCTTGCGATCATCGCCGTGCTGTTGATCGTCGTTGCCATCGCCAATTCAGCGATGGTCACGTTGCGCGTCCTGCCGGAGGCGATGGCCGGTTTTCTGGGATGGTCATGGGAGCTCAGCCTGCCGATGTTCGTCGTGATCCTCGGCGCGGTGGTCATCGGCCTCTTGATCGGTTTCATCTGGGAATACCTGCGGGAGCACAAACATCGTGCAGCCGCGCGGACCGAGCGTCGCGAGAAGGAATCCCTTCGCCGTGAGAACGAGCGCCTGCGCGGGACCCGCCGGGACCCGAACAGCGGCACCACCCAAGACGACGTCCTCGCGCTTCTCGAGGACGGCAGCGTCCCCCGTTGA
- a CDS encoding d(CMP) kinase, producing MGMTIAVDGPAAAGKGTISRALALHFGFGHLDTGLLYRATAARVLGGDDPEVAARDLGPADLERRDLREAAVAAKASEVAAIPAVRASLLQFQRDFARRGSGAVLDGRDIGTVICPDAEVKLFVIAAPEIRARRRFDELVAGGETTDYETVLADVRARDARDMGRADAPMRPANDAVEIDTSDLSIDEAVARAVGIVENART from the coding sequence ATGGGAATGACGATCGCCGTCGACGGCCCGGCCGCCGCCGGGAAGGGAACGATCTCGCGCGCTCTCGCCCTTCACTTCGGCTTTGGCCATCTCGATACGGGGTTGCTCTATCGTGCGACGGCGGCACGTGTTCTAGGCGGTGATGATCCCGAGGTCGCCGCACGCGATCTGGGTCCTGCCGATCTCGAACGTCGCGACCTGCGCGAGGCCGCAGTAGCTGCGAAGGCATCCGAGGTCGCCGCAATTCCGGCGGTACGTGCGTCACTTCTTCAGTTCCAGCGTGACTTCGCGCGGCGTGGATCGGGGGCGGTGCTCGACGGACGGGACATCGGGACAGTGATTTGCCCCGATGCGGAGGTGAAGCTCTTCGTCATCGCCGCACCGGAGATTCGCGCCCGCCGCCGGTTCGACGAACTCGTGGCGGGCGGCGAGACGACCGATTACGAGACCGTCCTAGCCGATGTTCGCGCCCGCGATGCCCGGGACATGGGGCGCGCAGATGCTCCCATGCGCCCGGCAAACGACGCCGTCGAGATCGACACGAGCGATCTTTCTATCGACGAAGCGGTCGCGCGTGCCGTGGGAATCGTCGAGAACGCTCGCACCTGA